One part of the Caproiciproducens sp. CPB-2 genome encodes these proteins:
- a CDS encoding PAS domain S-box protein: MEKNLYEVMIQQSPVASIVFEIIKSGEAVPSNVAIFDANPAFERLSGVSRDKIVRKLISEIDLEICNRWFDWIVNDIKNTFASQTAGYERYVKDTGSWYRIYTYPLDQYYFGVSFLDITSEKQGEISNRLIFENASESILIVESGLVRFCNPMVQKMFQYSEEEMLNKPFLDLFHLDNRTQAEEAYHLRLSGQKIGNKAQYKSVRRDGKFVWLEANGICVDWKGNPAILYFIVDITDQKKATEALKANEEQYRLIMEFSMDMIWVLNYTKQKPTYVSPSVFSMLGYLPEEFLTLDFRKLIPAEFLLEAEERLQKKVKRFLEGNEKNEPHLIEIQTICKNGERTWVELSAKCRYNAKNEIEIIGISRNIEERKRAEQDILHLSYHDQLTGLYNRRFYEEELKRLDTQRNLPITLVMADVNGLKLTNDAFGHLEGDKLLICAANILKKACRGDDIIARIGGDEFIFLLPKTEQETAEKMIGRIKKAMLAENYENGILSVSFGSATKSSSAQDIYNVFSEAENAMYQRKLKESSTMRSKTIQVIAHSFFSSNKEEEAHNHRVGELCREIARAMDLDKETTNDIATAGFFHDIGKISVNKKILLKTMPLTEDEWVELKRHPEKGYQILKSSAEFAQAAQYVLCHHERIDGQGYPQGLSGEDIPLPAKILTVADAYDSMINPRQYHKKLDQKEVIEELKRNAGTQFDVFVTRMFIEKVLHQI; the protein is encoded by the coding sequence ATGGAGAAAAACTTATATGAGGTAATGATTCAGCAATCGCCAGTAGCATCGATCGTTTTTGAAATTATCAAAAGCGGCGAAGCAGTTCCTTCCAATGTTGCAATATTTGATGCGAATCCAGCGTTTGAAAGACTGTCAGGAGTAAGTCGTGATAAGATTGTTCGGAAATTAATTTCTGAAATTGACCTGGAAATTTGCAACAGATGGTTTGACTGGATCGTAAATGACATAAAAAATACTTTTGCTTCTCAGACTGCAGGATATGAACGTTATGTTAAGGATACTGGGTCATGGTACCGCATCTACACATACCCTCTTGACCAATACTATTTTGGAGTCAGTTTCTTAGATATAACGAGCGAAAAGCAGGGTGAGATCTCTAATCGTTTGATATTTGAAAATGCGTCTGAAAGTATTCTGATTGTCGAAAGCGGTCTGGTGCGATTCTGCAACCCTATGGTACAGAAGATGTTTCAATATTCAGAAGAGGAAATGCTTAACAAGCCTTTTCTGGATCTGTTTCATTTGGATAATCGTACGCAAGCAGAAGAGGCCTATCACTTGAGACTTTCGGGGCAGAAGATTGGAAATAAAGCACAGTATAAATCGGTCCGGAGAGACGGTAAATTTGTTTGGCTTGAGGCGAACGGCATTTGTGTGGACTGGAAGGGTAATCCAGCTATTTTATATTTCATTGTTGATATTACAGATCAGAAGAAGGCAACAGAGGCTTTAAAAGCCAACGAAGAACAATATCGACTGATTATGGAATTTTCGATGGATATGATCTGGGTTTTAAACTATACAAAACAAAAGCCAACTTATGTCAGTCCTTCTGTATTTAGCATGTTGGGCTATCTTCCGGAAGAATTTTTAACGCTCGATTTTCGAAAGCTCATTCCAGCAGAATTCTTGTTGGAGGCAGAAGAAAGATTGCAGAAAAAAGTCAAACGGTTTTTAGAAGGTAACGAAAAGAACGAGCCTCATTTGATTGAAATACAAACTATCTGTAAAAATGGAGAGCGAACATGGGTGGAGCTTTCTGCAAAGTGCCGCTACAATGCCAAAAATGAAATAGAGATTATTGGAATCAGTCGGAATATTGAAGAGCGCAAACGTGCAGAGCAAGATATTTTGCATCTGAGTTATCACGACCAGCTTACAGGGCTTTATAACCGGCGCTTCTATGAAGAAGAGCTAAAGCGGCTGGATACACAGAGAAATCTACCTATCACACTGGTAATGGCTGACGTCAATGGTCTGAAACTGACCAATGACGCTTTTGGCCATCTGGAGGGGGACAAGCTCCTGATTTGTGCAGCCAATATTTTGAAGAAGGCATGCCGGGGTGATGATATTATTGCCAGAATCGGCGGGGATGAGTTTATATTTCTGCTCCCCAAAACCGAGCAAGAAACGGCTGAAAAGATGATCGGCCGAATCAAAAAGGCTATGCTTGCGGAGAATTATGAAAATGGAATTTTGTCTGTATCCTTTGGATCTGCAACAAAAAGCTCATCAGCGCAAGATATCTATAATGTTTTTAGTGAAGCAGAGAATGCAATGTACCAGCGCAAGCTTAAAGAAAGCAGCACAATGCGAAGTAAAACGATCCAGGTTATTGCCCACTCTTTTTTTAGCAGCAATAAAGAGGAAGAAGCACATAACCATAGAGTTGGAGAGCTATGTCGAGAAATCGCTCGCGCGATGGACTTGGATAAAGAAACGACAAATGATATTGCAACCGCTGGCTTTTTTCATGATATTGGGAAGATCAGCGTAAACAAAAAAATCTTGCTAAAAACTATGCCACTAACAGAGGATGAATGGGTTGAGCTGAAGCGTCATCCAGAAAAGGGTTACCAAATTTTAAAGTCTTCCGCAGAATTTGCACAGGCGGCACAGTATGTCCTATGCCATCATGAGCGTATTGATGGGCAAGGATATCCCCAAGGGTTATCTGGAGAGGATATACCTTTGCCCGCAAAAATTTTGACGGTAGCAGATGCGTATGACTCAATGATTAATCCACGGCAATATCATAAAAAATTGGATCAGAAGGAAGTAATTGAGGAACTTAAACGAAATGCCGGTACGCAATTTGATGTATTTGTAACGCGTATGTTTATAGAAAAAGTCCTGCATCAAATATAG
- a CDS encoding metallophosphoesterase family protein, whose protein sequence is MVYFTGDTHGSAFEVVRFCKRFNLTAADTVVILGDVGANFCLDERDIAMKTELHCFKPTILCIYGNHEIRPANIPAYITKDWNGGTVWFEETFPNILFARDGNRIGLVRHDCQDRYLTVLCG, encoded by the coding sequence ATGGTTTACTTTACTGGGGACACTCACGGTTCGGCATTCGAGGTCGTGCGGTTCTGCAAGCGGTTCAATCTGACGGCTGCCGATACCGTCGTGATCCTCGGCGATGTAGGAGCCAACTTCTGCCTTGATGAGCGTGACATAGCGATGAAAACGGAGCTCCACTGCTTCAAGCCGACGATTCTCTGTATCTACGGAAATCATGAAATAAGACCGGCCAACATCCCGGCCTATATCACGAAGGACTGGAACGGCGGCACGGTCTGGTTTGAGGAGACATTTCCCAATATCTTGTTTGCACGGGACGGCAATCGTATTGGCCTTGTTCGTCATGATTGCCAAGATAGATATTTAACGGTGCTTTGTGGGTGA
- a CDS encoding helix-turn-helix domain-containing protein, which yields MSLNYRAIGRRIMIIRKRNNISQLVFSELIDKSPTYVSYIENGKKSMSLDTFVQIANALDIPADILLAEQLTGSVMAASQEITMLLTDCSDYERMVITDTVKAMKISLRDHKSILTRTDR from the coding sequence ATGAGTCTAAACTATCGCGCGATCGGACGCCGAATCATGATCATCAGAAAGCGAAACAACATATCCCAGTTGGTCTTCTCGGAGCTGATAGACAAATCTCCCACTTATGTCAGCTACATAGAAAACGGGAAAAAGAGCATGAGCCTCGACACCTTCGTACAAATTGCAAACGCGCTGGACATCCCGGCGGACATTCTCCTTGCTGAGCAGCTCACCGGCTCCGTCATGGCTGCCAGTCAAGAGATCACGATGCTCCTGACAGATTGCAGCGATTATGAAAGGATGGTCATCACCGACACGGTAAAAGCAATGAAAATATCGCTGCGCGACCACAAATCCATCCTGACACGCACGGATCGATAA
- a CDS encoding helix-turn-helix domain-containing protein: protein MAGRDTTESQVIGSRIRGARIKNGMSQAELAVKSNISLPHISDIELGKSNMMLTSFIRITEALQVSADSLLRPNVPGVTSLYESEFSEILNDCTPSQMDSLLKIVRELKQTMCKKEEE, encoded by the coding sequence ATGGCAGGGCGCGATACAACGGAGAGTCAGGTGATCGGCTCACGGATCAGAGGGGCTCGGATTAAGAACGGCATGAGCCAAGCGGAACTGGCGGTGAAGTCCAACATTTCCTTGCCGCATATCAGCGACATAGAGCTTGGGAAAAGCAATATGATGCTCACCTCGTTCATTCGGATTACTGAAGCCTTGCAGGTGTCCGCCGATTCATTGCTCCGGCCGAATGTGCCGGGCGTAACGAGCCTCTATGAGAGCGAGTTTTCGGAGATCCTCAATGACTGTACTCCATCGCAGATGGATTCCCTCTTGAAAATCGTCCGGGAACTGAAGCAGACCATGTGTAAAAAAGAAGAAGAATAA
- a CDS encoding recombinase family protein, translating to MSDLIKRDDDADLEVMPSFDFVFEKETEQQTQIAEHRAWLKSIKHERPLPKHHFKVAVYIRYFNQTKHEDYLAFHKQQFLDTIGLCPNWEFVGFYVDEGGTAPNMETAEEWSRLLQDCFEGKINLIITQKASNVSKKQTELSFCARILASLKKPVGIYFISEDIYTLASYYQEDLKDPFFLPTPDWKLLPDDAPGMGGLLHD from the coding sequence ATGTCTGATCTGATAAAACGAGACGATGACGCTGATCTCGAAGTCATGCCGTCTTTTGACTTCGTTTTTGAAAAAGAGACCGAGCAGCAGACTCAAATCGCAGAGCATCGTGCGTGGCTTAAGAGCATCAAACATGAACGCCCCCTGCCGAAGCATCACTTCAAGGTTGCGGTCTATATCCGCTATTTTAACCAGACAAAACACGAGGACTACCTCGCGTTTCACAAACAGCAGTTTCTGGATACCATTGGCCTCTGCCCCAACTGGGAGTTTGTCGGCTTCTATGTGGATGAGGGTGGAACCGCGCCAAACATGGAAACAGCCGAGGAATGGTCGAGGCTCCTTCAGGATTGTTTCGAGGGAAAGATCAACCTCATTATTACCCAAAAGGCGAGCAATGTTTCCAAGAAGCAAACGGAACTCAGCTTCTGCGCGAGGATACTCGCCTCGCTCAAGAAGCCCGTTGGCATCTACTTTATTTCTGAGGACATCTACACTCTGGCTTCATATTATCAGGAGGATTTAAAAGATCCGTTTTTTCTCCCCACCCCTGATTGGAAACTGCTGCCTGACGATGCTCCCGGCATGGGAGGTTTACTCCATGATTGA